A DNA window from Chloroflexota bacterium contains the following coding sequences:
- a CDS encoding phosphoribosylaminoimidazolesuccinocarboxamide synthase: protein MLRVEVPGLGERIEGKVRDIYVVDGQRVLITTDRVSAFDRVLGAIPFKGQVLNQLSAWWFEQVQDIVPNHVISVPDPNVTIAREAEPLPVEVIVRGYITGVTSTALWTLYSQGVERPYGLDLPPGLRKNDPLPEPVITPTTKATGGAHDERLTSAEVVERGLVPADLWEEIQRAALAIFKRGQEVARRAGLILVDTKYEFGLIDGRPALIDEIHTPDSSRYWVAESYEAVRGTDQEPENFDKEFLRLWFVRQGYRGEGEPPKMPPEFIAQVAQRYISAYERLTGETFIPGEQPAAERIRAALQPLISNR from the coding sequence CTGTTACGCGTGGAGGTGCCCGGATTGGGAGAGCGGATCGAAGGCAAGGTGCGGGACATCTACGTGGTGGACGGGCAGCGCGTGCTCATCACCACGGATCGGGTGTCCGCCTTCGATCGGGTGCTGGGGGCGATCCCCTTCAAGGGGCAGGTGTTGAACCAGCTCAGCGCCTGGTGGTTCGAGCAGGTGCAGGATATCGTACCGAATCACGTCATCTCGGTGCCCGACCCCAACGTGACCATCGCTCGCGAGGCGGAGCCACTGCCGGTGGAGGTGATCGTCCGCGGCTACATCACCGGTGTCACGTCCACGGCGTTATGGACGCTGTACAGCCAGGGGGTGGAGCGGCCGTATGGTCTAGATCTGCCGCCCGGCCTGCGCAAGAACGACCCGCTGCCGGAGCCGGTGATCACGCCGACGACGAAGGCCACCGGTGGCGCCCACGACGAGCGGCTGACCTCGGCCGAAGTCGTGGAGCGCGGCCTGGTGCCCGCCGACCTGTGGGAGGAGATTCAGCGGGCCGCCCTGGCCATCTTCAAGCGCGGCCAGGAGGTCGCCCGGCGGGCCGGGCTGATCCTGGTGGACACGAAGTACGAGTTCGGCCTGATCGACGGCCGGCCGGCCCTGATCGACGAGATCCATACCCCGGATTCCAGCCGCTACTGGGTGGCGGAGAGCTATGAAGCGGTGCGAGGGACGGACCAGGAGCCGGAGAACTTTGACAAGGAGTTCCTGCGGCTATGGTTCGTTCGCCAGGGCTACCGGGGCGAGGGCGAGCCGCCGAAGATGCCGCCGGAGTTCATCGCACAGGTGGCACAGCGGTACATCTCCGCCTATGAACGTCTCACCGGGGAGACATTTATACCGGGGGAGCAGCCAGCGGCCGAACGCATTCGCGCCGCACTACAACCGCTAATCTCCAATCGCTAA
- a CDS encoding Gfo/Idh/MocA family oxidoreductase — protein MSDKVRVGIVGLGRSGWNIHAKLLATLPDQYQIVAVSDLDAGRRQEAKDQFGCNTYETIEDLLADPAVELVVVASPSHLHAEHSIMALKAGKAVVCEKPMAATLAEADAMIETSRETGKLLTVFQNRRYAPHFQKVKEVIDSGKLGRILLIRRAEYRFSRRWDWQTLKRFGGGTLRNTGPHLIDQVLQLLGPAEPEIFCDLRLALTLGDAEDHVKVVMKAPDAPLIDIEITSACAYPQDQWLIMGTGGGLAGSTRHLRWRYYRPEELPPRQLETAPMPDRSYNRDEIKWYEEEWTEDQYTGPGQAGFYLDLYETLRNGAPLVITPESARRVMWVIETCYQQCPV, from the coding sequence ATGTCAGACAAAGTCCGAGTGGGCATCGTCGGCCTCGGGAGGAGTGGCTGGAACATCCACGCGAAGCTCCTGGCAACGCTGCCTGATCAATATCAAATTGTGGCCGTGTCCGATCTGGATGCGGGACGTCGTCAGGAGGCCAAGGATCAGTTCGGCTGTAATACATATGAAACGATCGAGGACCTGTTGGCGGACCCGGCGGTGGAATTGGTCGTCGTCGCCAGCCCCAGCCATTTGCATGCCGAACACAGCATCATGGCGCTCAAGGCGGGGAAGGCGGTCGTCTGCGAGAAGCCTATGGCGGCCACGCTAGCCGAGGCGGACGCCATGATCGAGACCTCTCGGGAGACTGGGAAGCTCTTGACGGTGTTCCAGAACCGGCGCTATGCGCCACACTTCCAGAAGGTCAAGGAGGTGATCGACTCGGGCAAGCTGGGTCGCATCCTGCTGATCCGGAGGGCCGAGTATCGGTTCAGCCGCCGCTGGGACTGGCAGACCTTGAAGAGATTCGGAGGGGGAACTCTCCGGAATACGGGACCCCACCTCATCGATCAGGTGTTGCAGTTGCTGGGTCCCGCCGAGCCGGAGATCTTCTGCGATCTGCGGCTGGCGCTGACGCTGGGCGATGCCGAGGATCATGTGAAGGTCGTGATGAAGGCGCCCGATGCGCCGCTGATCGACATCGAGATCACCAGCGCCTGCGCGTATCCGCAAGATCAGTGGTTGATCATGGGGACGGGAGGAGGCCTGGCGGGCTCTACTCGCCATCTGCGCTGGCGTTATTACAGGCCGGAGGAGCTGCCGCCGCGGCAGTTGGAGACAGCTCCCATGCCGGACCGCAGCTACAACCGGGACGAGATCAAGTGGTATGAGGAGGAGTGGACGGAGGATCAGTACACGGGGCCGGGGCAGGCCGGGTTCTATCTCGACCTGTACGAGACCCTGCGAAACGGCGCTCCGCTCGTCATCACGCCGGAGAGCGCCCGCCGGGTTATGTGGGTGATCGAGACGTGTTATCAGCAGTGTCCTGTGTAG
- a CDS encoding AIR carboxylase family protein, which yields MAGLVVIIMGSKSDLGHARAIAEGLEAFGIEHEMRVASAHKAARYLLDLLAAYEADPRPKVYITVAGRSNALSGMVDANVAAPVIACPPYSDRFGGADIFSSLRMPSGVAPAVVLEPKGAALLAAKVLSLADPSLRERIAQSQRAATQRILDDDRALRRE from the coding sequence ATGGCCGGGCTGGTCGTGATCATCATGGGCTCGAAGTCGGACCTGGGACATGCGCGGGCCATCGCAGAGGGATTGGAAGCGTTCGGCATCGAGCATGAGATGCGGGTGGCGTCGGCGCACAAAGCGGCCCGGTATCTGTTGGATCTCCTGGCGGCGTACGAGGCCGATCCCCGGCCGAAGGTGTATATCACGGTGGCCGGGCGCTCCAATGCGCTGAGCGGGATGGTGGATGCCAACGTCGCTGCGCCCGTGATCGCCTGCCCCCCGTATTCCGATCGTTTCGGCGGGGCGGATATCTTCTCGTCGCTGCGCATGCCCTCCGGCGTGGCCCCGGCGGTGGTGTTGGAGCCGAAGGGAGCGGCTCTGCTGGCCGCGAAGGTGTTGTCCCTGGCCGACCCATCACTGCGGGAGCGCATCGCGCAATCGCAGAGGGCGGCCACGCAGCGGATCCTGGACGATGATCGGGCGCTTCGGCGCGAATAG
- the purF gene encoding amidophosphoribosyltransferase encodes MMSPVWNRTCDELDRPREACGVFGIYAPGVDVARIAFFALYALQHRGQESAGIATSDGRAAYIHKGMGLVSQVFHEENLRPLKGHLAIGHNRYSTTGSCHIRNAQPYLIETMHGPLGVGHNGNLTNAATLRRKLLERGVGLTSSSDSEVITQMLAAPPPGGEPNGPDWEARIAAFMAEAEGAYSLVILTRDAVYAVRDPWGFRPLCLGELPGDDGRPGYVVASESCALGTIGARYLREVRPGEIVRLDASGVHSLQGCAPAPRAALCVFEYVYFARPDSVLEGQTVHRVRQRLGEELAREAPAEADLVIGVPDSATPAAIGYARASGIPYSEGLTKNRYIGRTFIQPDDRLRRAGVYLKYNPLTANLAGKRIVLIDDSIVRGTTAGPLVRLLREGGAAEIHVRISSPPVRYPCFMGVDMATHEELIAYQKSVEKIRRHIGADSLAYLSYEGMMRSVTAEVGQDRGHCSACFTGEYPIPLDEWWEYKAHEKMAFEGIWGA; translated from the coding sequence ATGATGTCGCCTGTGTGGAACCGGACGTGCGATGAATTGGACCGTCCACGGGAGGCGTGTGGTGTGTTCGGCATCTATGCGCCGGGTGTGGATGTGGCGCGCATCGCGTTCTTCGCCCTGTACGCCTTGCAACATCGCGGCCAGGAGAGCGCCGGGATCGCCACCAGCGACGGCCGCGCGGCCTACATCCACAAGGGGATGGGGTTGGTCTCCCAGGTATTCCACGAGGAGAACCTGCGTCCCTTGAAGGGACACCTGGCCATCGGGCACAATCGCTACTCGACCACCGGCTCGTGTCATATCCGCAACGCGCAGCCATATCTCATCGAGACGATGCATGGGCCGTTGGGCGTCGGGCATAATGGGAATCTGACCAACGCGGCCACGCTGCGCCGCAAGCTGCTGGAGCGTGGCGTGGGGCTGACATCGTCCAGCGATAGCGAGGTGATCACGCAGATGTTGGCCGCCCCGCCGCCCGGAGGCGAGCCCAACGGCCCCGATTGGGAGGCTCGCATCGCCGCCTTCATGGCCGAGGCCGAGGGGGCCTACTCGCTGGTGATCCTCACCCGGGACGCCGTCTACGCCGTGCGCGATCCCTGGGGGTTCCGACCGCTGTGCCTGGGCGAGCTGCCGGGCGATGATGGCAGGCCCGGGTATGTGGTGGCCTCCGAATCGTGCGCGCTGGGCACCATCGGCGCCCGCTACCTGCGGGAGGTGCGGCCGGGCGAGATCGTGCGCCTGGACGCCAGCGGTGTGCATAGCCTGCAAGGGTGTGCGCCTGCCCCCCGGGCGGCGCTGTGCGTCTTCGAGTATGTGTACTTCGCCCGTCCCGACTCGGTGCTGGAAGGACAGACGGTCCACCGGGTGCGTCAGCGGCTGGGGGAGGAGCTGGCGCGGGAGGCTCCCGCCGAGGCGGATCTGGTGATCGGCGTGCCGGACTCGGCGACGCCGGCGGCCATCGGATATGCGCGGGCGTCTGGGATCCCCTACAGCGAGGGGTTGACCAAGAACCGCTACATCGGGCGTACCTTTATCCAGCCGGACGATCGATTGCGCCGGGCGGGGGTGTACCTGAAGTACAACCCGCTGACGGCCAATCTGGCGGGCAAGCGGATCGTGCTCATCGACGATTCCATCGTGCGCGGCACCACGGCGGGGCCGCTGGTGCGCCTGCTACGTGAAGGAGGCGCGGCGGAGATTCACGTGCGCATCTCCTCTCCGCCCGTGCGGTATCCCTGTTTCATGGGGGTGGACATGGCGACTCACGAGGAGTTGATCGCCTACCAGAAGTCCGTCGAGAAGATTCGGCGTCACATCGGCGCGGACAGCCTGGCCTACCTCTCCTATGAGGGGATGATGCGCAGCGTGACGGCCGAGGTCGGCCAGGATCGAGGGCATTGCAGCGCCTGCTTCACCGGAGAGTACCCGATCCCATTGGATGAATGGTGGGAGTATAAGGCCCACGAGAAGATGGCCTTTGAGGGGATTTGGGGGGCGTGA
- the purD gene encoding phosphoribosylamine--glycine ligase: protein MKVLVVGSGGREHALAWKLAQSPRVAHVFVAPGNGGTERMETGDQREQSPISNLRLPIDAGSDFAELISFARQEGISLTVVGPEAPLADGIVDAFQAAGLRCFGPARAAAQIEASKSFAKAFMARHGIPTGRYATFTDYEEALTYLRNAEFDVVVKASGLAAGKGVIVPDSQEEAEAALRQIMVERAFGSAGDEVVIEERLYGQEASVLAFTDGRTVAPMPAAQDHKPVFDGDRGPNTGGMGCYAPAPLVTPEMMDEVVRTVLQPAVDGMRAEGTPYVGVLYAGLMVTEEGPRVLEFNCRFGDPETQVILPLLESDLVDVLEACLDGTLDQVEVRWRPGAATSVVAASEGYPGSYPKGREITGVEEAESLPGVVVFHAGTKRLDDGRLVTNGGRVLNVTGIGRDLRESIDRAYEGIRRIHFQGMHYRRDIGAKALIRNT from the coding sequence ATGAAGGTCCTGGTGGTGGGAAGCGGGGGGCGTGAGCACGCGTTGGCGTGGAAGCTGGCACAGTCGCCGCGGGTGGCTCACGTCTTCGTCGCGCCGGGCAATGGGGGGACGGAGAGAATGGAGACTGGAGATCAAAGAGAGCAATCCCCGATCTCCAATCTCCGATTGCCGATCGATGCAGGAAGTGACTTTGCGGAGTTGATCTCCTTCGCCCGGCAAGAGGGCATATCCCTGACCGTCGTTGGCCCGGAGGCACCGCTGGCGGATGGGATCGTGGACGCGTTTCAGGCGGCCGGGCTGCGCTGTTTCGGCCCCGCGCGGGCTGCGGCGCAGATCGAGGCGTCCAAGTCGTTCGCCAAGGCGTTCATGGCCCGCCACGGGATCCCCACCGGGCGTTATGCCACGTTCACCGATTACGAGGAGGCGCTGACCTATCTGCGGAACGCCGAGTTCGACGTGGTGGTCAAGGCGTCGGGGCTGGCGGCCGGCAAAGGGGTGATCGTGCCCGACTCGCAGGAGGAGGCGGAGGCGGCGCTGCGGCAGATCATGGTGGAGCGTGCCTTCGGATCCGCCGGCGACGAGGTGGTCATCGAGGAGCGGCTGTACGGGCAGGAGGCGTCGGTGCTGGCCTTCACCGATGGCCGCACCGTGGCGCCGATGCCGGCTGCGCAGGATCACAAGCCGGTGTTCGACGGCGATCGCGGGCCGAACACGGGTGGCATGGGGTGCTACGCCCCGGCGCCATTGGTGACGCCCGAGATGATGGACGAGGTCGTTCGCACGGTCTTGCAGCCGGCGGTGGACGGCATGCGGGCTGAGGGGACGCCGTACGTGGGGGTGCTCTACGCCGGCCTGATGGTCACGGAGGAGGGGCCCAGGGTTCTGGAGTTCAACTGTCGCTTCGGCGACCCGGAGACGCAGGTCATCCTGCCGTTGTTGGAGAGCGATCTGGTGGATGTGCTGGAGGCTTGCCTGGACGGCACGCTGGATCAGGTGGAGGTGCGCTGGCGGCCGGGCGCGGCCACGTCGGTGGTGGCGGCATCGGAGGGATATCCGGGCTCGTATCCCAAGGGGCGCGAGATCACCGGCGTGGAGGAGGCGGAGTCGCTGCCGGGCGTGGTGGTCTTCCACGCGGGCACGAAGCGGCTGGATGACGGCCGGCTCGTCACCAATGGCGGGCGCGTGCTCAACGTCACCGGCATCGGCCGCGATCTGCGGGAATCCATCGACCGAGCGTACGAGGGCATCCGCCGCATCCACTTCCAGGGCATGCACTACCGGCGTGACATCGGCGCCAAAGCCTTAATACGCAATACGTAG
- a CDS encoding phosphoribosylformylglycinamidine cyclo-ligase — protein MPLSYREAGVDIEAGARAVELMKEAVRATYGPEVLLGIGAFGGLFDVSALKGMEAPVLVASTDGVGTKTKIATALGRFDTIGHDIVNHCINDILVQGARPLFFLDYIASSKLDPEMVAEVVRGCAEACKAAGCALLGGETAEMPGVYAPDEFDLVGTIVGVVDRHEIVDGRSIIPGDAIIGLASSGLHTNGYSLARRVFRGWDLRAVVPELGRPLGEALLAPHRSYLAEVRRLREAGVVIKGMAHITGGGLIDNPPRIFPEGVAARIQRGSWPVPPIFQLIQRVGGVSEEEMAHVFNLGLGMLLIVPAEQADEALRVLGDDAWQVGEMVPCGGGPVVQIE, from the coding sequence ATGCCTTTGAGCTATCGTGAGGCGGGGGTGGATATTGAGGCCGGGGCGCGAGCCGTCGAGTTGATGAAGGAGGCGGTCCGGGCGACCTATGGCCCCGAGGTGCTGTTGGGCATCGGCGCCTTCGGCGGGCTGTTCGATGTCTCGGCGCTGAAGGGGATGGAAGCCCCGGTACTGGTCGCCTCCACCGACGGCGTGGGCACCAAGACGAAGATCGCGACTGCACTGGGCCGGTTCGACACCATCGGCCACGACATCGTCAACCACTGCATCAACGACATCCTGGTGCAGGGTGCCCGTCCCCTCTTCTTCCTGGACTACATCGCCTCTAGCAAACTGGATCCGGAGATGGTCGCCGAGGTGGTACGCGGCTGCGCGGAGGCATGCAAGGCCGCCGGGTGCGCGCTGCTGGGCGGCGAGACGGCCGAGATGCCGGGCGTCTACGCGCCGGACGAGTTCGACCTGGTGGGCACCATCGTCGGTGTCGTGGATCGCCATGAGATCGTGGACGGCCGCTCCATCATCCCGGGCGATGCGATCATCGGGCTGGCGTCGTCCGGCCTGCACACCAACGGCTACTCCCTGGCCCGTCGCGTCTTCCGGGGCTGGGATCTGCGCGCCGTCGTCCCGGAGCTGGGCCGCCCCCTGGGCGAGGCGCTTCTGGCGCCGCATCGCTCCTATCTGGCGGAGGTGCGGCGACTGCGGGAGGCGGGCGTCGTCATCAAGGGCATGGCGCACATCACCGGCGGCGGCCTCATCGATAACCCGCCGCGGATCTTCCCTGAAGGGGTGGCGGCGCGCATTCAGCGTGGGAGCTGGCCGGTGCCTCCCATCTTCCAACTGATCCAGCGGGTTGGCGGGGTCAGCGAGGAGGAGATGGCCCACGTGTTCAATCTGGGCCTGGGCATGTTGCTCATCGTCCCGGCTGAGCAGGCCGACGAGGCGCTGCGTGTGTTGGGCGATGACGCATGGCAGGTGGGGGAGATGGTCCCCTGCGGCGGTGGGCCGGTGGTGCAGATAGAGTGA
- the purN gene encoding phosphoribosylglycinamide formyltransferase has product MSERARLAVFISGFGSNLQAIIDAVQAGELDAEIVVVVSNRKAAYGLVRAEKAGIPTLYFPLKPYRDAGRSREEYDADLAERVAAYEPDLIVLVGWMHVLSPAFLDRFPNRVINLHPALPGQFPGTHAIQRAYEAFQRGEIDHTGVMVHYVVPEVDAGPVIVSEEVPIHPSDTLDDLEARIHKTEHRLIVEAIRRCVQRGA; this is encoded by the coding sequence ATGAGCGAGCGTGCACGATTGGCTGTCTTTATCTCCGGCTTTGGCTCCAACCTGCAGGCCATCATCGATGCTGTACAGGCGGGCGAGTTGGACGCGGAGATCGTGGTGGTCGTCTCGAATCGCAAGGCCGCCTATGGGCTGGTGCGGGCCGAGAAGGCGGGGATCCCCACGTTGTATTTCCCGTTGAAGCCGTATCGGGATGCGGGCCGCTCCCGCGAGGAGTACGACGCGGATCTGGCCGAGCGGGTGGCGGCCTATGAGCCCGATCTGATCGTGCTGGTCGGATGGATGCACGTCCTGAGCCCAGCCTTCCTGGATCGATTCCCGAATCGGGTGATCAACCTGCATCCGGCGTTGCCCGGCCAGTTCCCCGGCACCCACGCCATCCAGCGCGCCTATGAGGCGTTCCAGCGGGGCGAGATCGACCACACCGGCGTGATGGTGCATTACGTCGTCCCCGAGGTGGACGCCGGGCCGGTCATCGTTTCGGAGGAGGTCCCCATCCACCCATCGGACACGCTGGACGATCTGGAGGCGCGCATCCATAAGACGGAGCATCGGCTGATCGTGGAGGCGATTCGGCGGTGCGTTCAGCGTGGAGCGTGA
- the purH gene encoding bifunctional phosphoribosylaminoimidazolecarboxamide formyltransferase/IMP cyclohydrolase translates to MSPRALLSVYDKTGLVEFGRGLAELGFELVASGGTARTLSEAGLAVTQVDEITGFPEILGGRVKTLHPAVHGGILARRTPEHLAELESHGITPIDLVACNLYPFVETVRRPDVTEAQAVEEIDIGGVTLLRAAAKNFESVTVVCDPADYGRVLEALRTGEVPADERRRLALKAFRHTAAYDAAIATWLAGRVEADEPMPGALNLAAERVQLLRYGENPHQQAALYRWVGASPAFEQLQGKELSYNNIVDLEAAWAMPQEFDEPAVAIIKHTNPSGLAVADTLVDAYRLALACDPVSAFGSIIAVNREVDLALVEEIGSLFVEVLVAPSYTPKALEWLAQHKKNCRVMVAKPGGEEDLVIRSVRNGLLAQTPDLRGVDESKWKVVTKRQPTEAERKSLAFAWIAVKHVKSNAIVFVQGTATVGVGAGQMNRVDSVYLAARRAGDRARGAVMASDAFFPFPDGIEAAAEAGVTACIQPGGSIRDEKVIAAADRLGMAMIFTGERHFRH, encoded by the coding sequence ATGAGCCCACGTGCTTTACTGAGCGTATATGACAAGACGGGGTTGGTCGAGTTCGGGCGGGGCCTGGCGGAGCTAGGGTTCGAGCTGGTGGCCTCCGGCGGGACGGCTCGGACGCTAAGCGAAGCCGGGCTGGCGGTGACACAGGTGGACGAGATCACCGGCTTCCCAGAGATCCTGGGCGGCCGCGTGAAGACGCTGCATCCGGCGGTGCACGGCGGCATTCTAGCCCGGCGCACGCCCGAGCATCTGGCCGAGCTGGAGAGCCACGGGATCACCCCCATCGACCTGGTGGCCTGCAACCTGTACCCGTTCGTGGAGACCGTCCGACGGCCCGATGTGACGGAAGCTCAGGCGGTGGAGGAGATCGACATCGGCGGTGTGACGCTGCTGCGCGCCGCGGCCAAGAACTTCGAGTCGGTCACCGTCGTGTGCGATCCGGCCGACTACGGTCGGGTGCTGGAGGCGCTGCGGACGGGTGAGGTCCCGGCGGACGAGCGCCGCCGGCTGGCGCTGAAGGCGTTCCGGCACACGGCCGCGTACGATGCCGCTATCGCCACCTGGCTGGCCGGGCGGGTCGAGGCCGACGAGCCCATGCCGGGCGCGCTCAACCTGGCGGCCGAGCGGGTGCAGCTGCTGCGCTATGGCGAGAATCCCCATCAGCAGGCCGCCCTCTATCGGTGGGTGGGCGCCTCCCCCGCGTTCGAACAGCTTCAGGGCAAAGAGCTGAGCTACAACAACATCGTGGACCTGGAGGCCGCGTGGGCCATGCCGCAGGAGTTCGACGAGCCGGCGGTGGCCATCATCAAGCACACGAACCCCAGCGGCCTGGCCGTGGCGGATACGTTGGTGGATGCGTACAGGCTGGCGCTGGCGTGCGATCCCGTCTCCGCCTTCGGGTCCATCATCGCCGTCAATCGTGAGGTGGACCTGGCGCTGGTGGAGGAGATCGGTTCCCTCTTCGTGGAGGTGTTGGTGGCTCCATCGTATACGCCGAAAGCGCTGGAGTGGCTGGCCCAACATAAGAAGAACTGCCGAGTGATGGTGGCGAAGCCGGGTGGGGAGGAGGACCTGGTCATCCGATCCGTGCGCAACGGCCTGCTGGCGCAGACGCCTGATCTGCGCGGCGTGGACGAGAGCAAGTGGAAGGTGGTGACGAAGCGGCAGCCCACCGAGGCCGAGCGGAAGAGCCTGGCCTTCGCCTGGATCGCGGTGAAGCATGTGAAGTCGAATGCCATCGTCTTCGTGCAGGGGACGGCCACCGTGGGCGTGGGCGCCGGGCAGATGAACCGGGTGGATTCCGTTTATCTGGCGGCGCGGCGGGCCGGCGATCGGGCGAGGGGAGCGGTCATGGCCTCGGATGCCTTCTTCCCCTTCCCGGACGGGATCGAGGCGGCGGCGGAGGCTGGGGTGACGGCCTGCATCCAGCCGGGCGGATCCATTCGAGATGAGAAGGTCATCGCCGCGGCCGATCGGTTGGGCATGGCCATGATCTTCACCGGCGAGCGCCACTTCCGGCACTGA
- a CDS encoding beta-propeller fold lactonase family protein: MTIESGSETTIDSGSSDESGSAATPASKTGDVSVTEEANAPPPATEPLPTIEPSPTTGPPPIPEPTSTLEPEPTETIALETATDTEESTEVDEPVPDSTSTDDISSAVAVPKNINTAFILDASGSMLADLGSRTRLAIAQDAIGNLSAGLPASINASLWVYGHRVEKDNKAESCRDIEQVIELGPVDSKQFDTVAHSFAAKGYTPITDALLQAASSLPVGLNERNTIVLVSDGEETCGGDPCALAAELAASDSKLVIHTIGLAVDDVTRAQLQCIADVSGGTYTDADSAEDLSLALEEAAEAAADDTFSIVEGLGRPSVVVVSPDGRNVYVTGAGAGSVVVFSREPDTGQLTFLEVHVNGIDGVLGLSSPQGLAISPDGKHVYATGGDDLAMAIFSRNPDTGSLTFVEAVDVFGSVAGVDSARAVAVSPDNLSVYVTGKDDARTDDAIAVYSRNADTGRLSPVEMVQEGVNGVAGLNALTGITVSPDNRNVYAANIWHTMAVFNRDPDTGALTFVQVLEDKVDVANNGLLGAHVVAVSPDNRHVYVTGRRGDTVTVFGRNPDTGALTFTDQLRGKIGNTTANLDGAHGLAISPDGQHVYVASDNIDMLLNLSRDPQAGTLALMEEFTDNMAGVDGLENGWSIAVSPDGRNVYVAGFDDDSLSVFTRDVASGSLAFTEVIRNKVGQ; the protein is encoded by the coding sequence GTGACTATAGAAAGCGGCAGTGAAACAACAATCGACAGTGGCTCAAGCGATGAATCTGGCAGCGCGGCAACCCCGGCCAGTAAAACTGGCGACGTATCTGTAACTGAAGAGGCCAACGCACCTCCCCCGGCTACCGAACCGCTCCCCACCATCGAACCGTCCCCTACTACTGGACCGCCTCCCATCCCCGAACCAACCTCCACCCTCGAACCAGAACCTACGGAAACCATTGCCCTGGAAACAGCAACCGATACGGAAGAATCGACTGAGGTTGATGAGCCGGTCCCGGATTCAACATCGACGGATGACATCTCTTCTGCTGTCGCAGTTCCGAAGAACATCAACACCGCTTTCATCCTCGATGCCTCCGGTTCTATGCTGGCTGACCTGGGCAGTCGCACCCGGCTGGCAATCGCTCAGGATGCCATCGGTAACCTCAGTGCCGGATTACCCGCCTCCATCAATGCCAGTCTATGGGTTTATGGTCACCGGGTGGAGAAGGACAACAAGGCCGAGTCCTGCCGAGATATTGAGCAGGTGATTGAACTGGGACCGGTCGACTCGAAGCAGTTTGATACGGTCGCTCACAGCTTTGCGGCCAAGGGCTATACCCCCATCACCGATGCCCTGCTGCAAGCGGCATCTAGCCTGCCCGTTGGTCTCAACGAACGCAATACGATTGTGCTTGTTTCTGATGGGGAAGAGACTTGCGGCGGCGACCCCTGCGCTCTGGCCGCCGAGCTGGCCGCGAGCGATAGCAAGCTTGTGATACATACCATTGGTTTGGCCGTGGACGACGTTACACGTGCCCAACTGCAATGTATTGCCGACGTGAGCGGCGGGACCTACACCGACGCCGATAGTGCCGAGGATCTGAGCCTGGCCCTGGAAGAGGCAGCCGAAGCGGCCGCGGATGATACGTTCAGTATTGTCGAAGGTCTGGGCCGGCCCAGCGTGGTGGTTGTTAGCCCTGATGGACGAAATGTGTACGTTACCGGAGCAGGGGCCGGGTCGGTGGTGGTTTTCAGCCGTGAGCCAGATACAGGGCAATTGACCTTCCTTGAAGTGCATGTGAACGGGATTGATGGCGTTCTGGGGCTTAGCTCCCCCCAGGGTTTAGCGATCAGCCCTGATGGGAAGCACGTATACGCCACAGGCGGCGATGACCTAGCTATGGCTATCTTTAGCCGCAACCCGGACACAGGCTCGCTCACCTTTGTGGAAGCGGTCGATGTCTTTGGCAGCGTAGCCGGTGTGGACAGTGCCCGCGCAGTGGCGGTCAGTCCCGATAATCTGAGCGTCTACGTGACAGGCAAAGACGATGCCAGAACAGACGACGCTATTGCCGTCTACAGTCGCAATGCAGATACAGGACGACTCTCCCCGGTCGAGATGGTTCAAGAAGGTGTGAATGGAGTGGCCGGTCTCAACGCGTTGACCGGGATCACTGTGAGTCCCGATAATCGCAACGTGTACGCGGCGAACATCTGGCACACCATGGCCGTTTTTAACCGTGACCCGGACACCGGCGCCCTGACCTTTGTCCAGGTGTTGGAAGATAAAGTTGATGTCGCAAACAACGGCTTGCTGGGGGCGCATGTGGTGGCCGTCAGCCCCGATAACCGGCATGTCTACGTGACCGGACGTCGCGGCGATACGGTCACGGTTTTTGGCCGGAACCCGGATACAGGCGCCTTGACTTTTACGGATCAGTTGCGGGGCAAAATTGGAAACACTACGGCCAACCTAGATGGGGCACACGGCCTGGCCATCAGTCCTGACGGCCAACACGTCTACGTCGCGTCAGACAATATCGACATGCTCTTGAACCTCAGCCGCGACCCACAGGCCGGAACACTGGCCTTAATGGAGGAATTCACCGACAATATGGCCGGAGTGGACGGTTTGGAAAACGGCTGGTCGATTGCTGTTAGCCCCGACGGTCGCAACGTCTACGTGGCCGGCTTTGATGACGACTCACTGTCCGTCTTCACCCGTGACGTGGCCTCGGGGTCGCTCGCCTTTACCGAGGTCATCAGAAACAAAGTAGGTCAGTAG